The genomic region GTTAATGAAGAGAATCCGACCGATGCTTATAATTGGGGATATGACCCACAAAACTATAATGTTCCAGAAGGTTCATTTGCAACAGATGCTAGAAAACCGAAAGTACGTATAAATGAGATGAAACAGATGATTCAGGGCTTACATGATGCTGGAATTAGAGTCATTATGGATGTGGTTTATAATCATGTTTATGATACCCTAACCCATCCTTTTGAGCTTGCAGCTCCTGGATATTTCTACCGACGCTTAGAAGACGGCCGTATGTCAGATGGGACGGGTGTTGGTAATGATACAGCGTCAGAACGTGCAATGGTCCACAAATATATTTTAGATAGCATTCGCTATTGGACTGAAGAGTATAAACTAGATGGGTTTCGCTTTGATTTAATGGGCATCCATGACATCGATACTATGAATGATATTCGTCATATGTTAGATGAAATCGATCCATCGATTATTGTTTTAGGAGAAGGCTGGAATTTGAATACATCGCTACCAGAAGACCAACGAGCATCCAGCAAAAATGCAGACAAAATGCCACGGATTGCTCACTTTAATGATGCCATGCGAACGGCTATTAAAGGTGGCGACATGGGTGGTGGTTTTGATCCAGGATTTATTACTGGTAAACCTTATATGGAACAATGGATTGCAATTAACCAACAAGGTGGACTTTATTATCCGAGTGATATCGCTGGTTATAAACAACCCAATCAAATGGTGCAATATGTTGAAGCCCATGACAATCATACCCTTTACGATAAATTAGTCATTAATATGCCTCATGATGATGATCGTACCCGTAGTCGGCGGCATCGGTTAGCATCAAGTTTGGCTCTCTTGTCGCAGGGAATTCCTTTTATTCACTCAGGACAAGAGTTTTTACGAACCAAACAAGGACTGGATAATACGTATCGGTCTTCTGATGCTATTAACCAAGTGGATTGGAATCGTCGAGATGAAAAATTAAAAGAAGTCGATTATTTAAAAGGACTGATTGCACTGCGCCAATCTGAACCGCTCTTTCGGATGCAAACCACCCAAGAAATTGCGAAACACATGGAAATTCTTAAAGCAGAATATTATGAAATATTCTGGCAATTAGAGAATGAAACGGATTTATACTATGTGTTTTTCAACGGAAATGGAGATCCACGCTACTTTTCTATCCATGAAGGGGACTTCGAATTGCTTGTTCATGATGGATTTGTGAATATGGAAAACCCCCGGATGTGGATTGATACCAATGATGTTAAAGTAGAGGGCTTTTCGACCACTATCCTTCACAAAAAGAAGTAGTTTGGTACAATGAAAGTAATATTCAGAAAGAGGTGTCTATGTGATCAAGTTAGTAGCAATCGATATAGATGGAACGTTAGTAAATGAAGAAAAAATTATGAGCGAAAAGGTCAAAGCGACGCTTCAAAAAGCAATGAAGCAAGGAACAAAAATTGTATTGTGTACCGGTCGGCCTATAACCGGAATTCTGCCTTATGTAGAAGAGCTGGGAATGGAAAAAGAAGAAGATTTTGTGATCTCTCAAAATGGGGCTGTCATTACGCGCACCGATACACGAGAAATTATTGAAGAATGGCCAATGGAATTAGCTGGTATAAAAGAATGGTATAAATTAAGTAAAAAATTCAAACCACTATTCTTGGTCATGAATGAAGAAGATTTCAATTTAATCGTAGAACCAGAAGAAGATGTAGAACTTGAACCTGCTTTGATTGCGGAAGGAAAAATCATCAGCATGGCTGTAGATGTAAAAACTTTCGAGCAGTTAAATAGCCGTTATGTTAAAGCAGTCTTTTTCGGAGAACCAAATGATTTGGATGAATTAGAAGCAGGCATACCAGAAGCGATGCGCGAAAATTATTCAGTCGTGCGCAGCCAAGTTTATCTTTTAGAAATAGCTGCAAAAGGTATAGATAAAGGCACTGCCTTGAAGCAATTAGCGCAAGACCTAGGATTTGAACGAGAAGAAGTGATGGCAATCGGCGATGGTAACAATGATTATGAGATGATTGAAGCAGCGGGTTTAGGTGTGGTAATGGCGAATGGAACTGAACGCCTAAAAAGTATTGCTGATGAACTAACCCTGTCTAATATTGAAGATGGTGTTGCTCATGCAATTGAAAAATTTGTATTAAATTAAAAAACAAAAAAACTTCCTGGACAGGTGCTCAGGAAGTTTTTCTTAAAAATCATCAATTTGAGAGATATGGTATTTTTTATTTTGATTTCTGAAGTTGGTCACTAACTTGTTAAGTTTAATTAATTCATCTTCGTATTCTAAAATGGCACTCATCAAATGGATGCCACTATACCCTTTTTGGTGAACAAAATCGGCTAGATTACTCTGTTCTTGAGCATGATTGAAGAAACTATCTAATATAATTTTTCGTTCCGAGCGATTAGCGACAAAAAAACGAACTTGATCCGGCGCAACGCGGCCACTGAATTTAAGCATAATTTGTTCGTGACCCGACATTAAAGCTTCCATCCGTTCACGAATACTGGCACGCATTTCAGTTGGGAAATTGAAAAAGCTATTTTCATATTCGTGCATAACCGTGAGGACTTTGAAGGCAGCGCGAGTTGTATAAATCATCCGACGATATATGGCTAATTGTTTTAGTTCATCATATTTGTAGCGCGTAAAGGGAAGCTTACTTTCTTTGAGCAGTTTAAAGAAATAATCGATTCGAGCTAACTGTGTCCGCGACCATTTAAGATCATCGCTCATAATAGAAAACTCGGTATTTTTTCTTAAACTTGAACGAATTCGAACTAGAAATTCGCTATTAGTGTAATCAATAAGATGGTAAAGCTTTTCCCCATATTGAGGGGGATAGATGTAAGTGTTGACTAAAAACGCAATAATAACACCGATGAAGGTTTCTAAAATTCTTATCGCAGTCACTAGAAAAAGGGTGTCACTAGGATTGAGCATAATAATGATAAGTGTCATAACCGACATAGTAA from Jeotgalibaca dankookensis harbors:
- a CDS encoding Cof-type HAD-IIB family hydrolase; translated protein: MIKLVAIDIDGTLVNEEKIMSEKVKATLQKAMKQGTKIVLCTGRPITGILPYVEELGMEKEEDFVISQNGAVITRTDTREIIEEWPMELAGIKEWYKLSKKFKPLFLVMNEEDFNLIVEPEEDVELEPALIAEGKIISMAVDVKTFEQLNSRYVKAVFFGEPNDLDELEAGIPEAMRENYSVVRSQVYLLEIAAKGIDKGTALKQLAQDLGFEREEVMAIGDGNNDYEMIEAAGLGVVMANGTERLKSIADELTLSNIEDGVAHAIEKFVLN
- the pulA gene encoding type I pullulanase, which gives rise to MQVEVSLSPIHANKEHPYNFNTGLLDITPEFDQRYATQEKLGFIYHSQATLFRLWAPAAQEVELILFKKLYEDQAEKIMMIEVSPGTFEIEVFQNLDEVAYKYGLYYPNGHYAEIVDPYAVAATSNGQRSVVVDLETTNPDNWGERMPPFTASTDAVIYETNIRDFTMAESSGVRHRGKYLGMVEEKTKSPLGKATGIDYLKELGVTHVQIMPMYDFETVNEENPTDAYNWGYDPQNYNVPEGSFATDARKPKVRINEMKQMIQGLHDAGIRVIMDVVYNHVYDTLTHPFELAAPGYFYRRLEDGRMSDGTGVGNDTASERAMVHKYILDSIRYWTEEYKLDGFRFDLMGIHDIDTMNDIRHMLDEIDPSIIVLGEGWNLNTSLPEDQRASSKNADKMPRIAHFNDAMRTAIKGGDMGGGFDPGFITGKPYMEQWIAINQQGGLYYPSDIAGYKQPNQMVQYVEAHDNHTLYDKLVINMPHDDDRTRSRRHRLASSLALLSQGIPFIHSGQEFLRTKQGLDNTYRSSDAINQVDWNRRDEKLKEVDYLKGLIALRQSEPLFRMQTTQEIAKHMEILKAEYYEIFWQLENETDLYYVFFNGNGDPRYFSIHEGDFELLVHDGFVNMENPRMWIDTNDVKVEGFSTTILHKKK
- a CDS encoding FUSC family protein, producing the protein MKLGARAFKTGLSITLSILLAQLIYSDAGVIAGISAVPSTQPSVRKSYITMRNRMVANTIGGVLATLIVWAVGNSVIIIGFTAILLIAILNYLHLSDVITMSVMTLIIIMLNPSDTLFLVTAIRILETFIGVIIAFLVNTYIYPPQYGEKLYHLIDYTNSEFLVRIRSSLRKNTEFSIMSDDLKWSRTQLARIDYFFKLLKESKLPFTRYKYDELKQLAIYRRMIYTTRAAFKVLTVMHEYENSFFNFPTEMRASIRERMEALMSGHEQIMLKFSGRVAPDQVRFFVANRSERKIILDSFFNHAQEQSNLADFVHQKGYSGIHLMSAILEYEDELIKLNKLVTNFRNQNKKYHISQIDDF